A single window of Candidatus Obscuribacter sp. DNA harbors:
- a CDS encoding response regulator: MSQAGKRNPSHGSILVVDDDPAFRALVSTLLKSKSYRVVEASNADEASAMYNDKETKLAIIDYRMPGADGMSWIQKLRDSGRATPVVFCSGTWCDQKTFNWLRNILRVSLIVKKPIVPAVFLQQIESLLPAETKLAIREDGIAEFDDVAESYDDERSVQSPDGLVHQLMQIRTKLDMKSALKVAQANYLQDLGNEWSQLVRTANALKNEPHRRDLLDDAINMSHKIKGTAGSLNLIKVGEIGGKIENFLRMFDPDETTEMEVIWSETFRALAEGEQAVKSAIKDQSPVTSEAQAAKRLLLVSADYGNLLGGDHALSVQTSETIAGAINKVKRVSYEAAIFDLNAGVKENFFTLARDLRINVDGVVPIALIQAEGVKLKAEELAYIGCSEIVEPPETTYMLESIYERLLAIRREQKQRILIVDDDEVLCNFVNTVLSAQGFNVQALNDPIMALDTVRKFKPDLLLLDVMMPGLTGYEVCRMVREDKEWGKIPILFLTGKTTAESRAAAFQAGADDFLQKPVLMEELITRISSQLARVTKDNTDVAKDEATGLLNEGTFVKQAQGLIARSLAQGQHLSMALLAVDDVDQIRIVHGTEHLRQAITALGVEMRMRFKAEDLRGRIGYDAFALVCTREYKETVAGALELMLHNFSQTSFFGERGNFKVSFSAGVADSLEDGTGLKDLLRCAYRRMSTQRQSRDGVISAVG; this comes from the coding sequence ATGTCTCAAGCCGGTAAAAGAAATCCTTCACACGGATCTATCCTGGTCGTTGATGACGATCCGGCTTTTAGAGCGCTTGTTAGCACCCTACTTAAGAGCAAATCTTATCGTGTTGTTGAAGCCAGCAATGCTGACGAAGCCAGTGCTATGTACAACGACAAAGAAACAAAACTAGCGATCATCGATTACCGCATGCCTGGAGCAGATGGCATGAGCTGGATACAAAAGTTGCGTGACTCTGGTAGAGCCACTCCTGTGGTGTTTTGCTCCGGCACCTGGTGTGATCAAAAGACATTTAACTGGTTGCGCAATATTTTGCGTGTCTCTTTAATAGTTAAAAAGCCTATTGTGCCAGCTGTGTTTTTACAGCAGATTGAGAGTCTTTTGCCCGCAGAGACAAAGTTAGCTATTCGTGAGGATGGCATTGCTGAGTTTGATGATGTCGCCGAATCTTACGACGATGAGCGCTCGGTGCAGTCGCCTGATGGGCTGGTGCACCAGCTCATGCAAATACGGACAAAACTGGATATGAAATCTGCACTGAAAGTAGCGCAGGCTAACTATCTACAGGACCTGGGTAATGAATGGTCACAACTAGTGCGTACCGCCAATGCTCTCAAAAACGAACCACACAGGCGTGATTTGTTAGATGATGCTATTAACATGTCGCATAAAATCAAAGGGACAGCTGGCTCTCTTAATTTGATCAAGGTGGGCGAAATTGGCGGCAAAATTGAAAACTTTTTGCGCATGTTTGATCCCGATGAAACCACTGAGATGGAAGTTATTTGGTCAGAGACTTTTAGAGCCCTGGCTGAAGGCGAACAAGCTGTCAAAAGTGCTATCAAGGATCAGTCACCGGTCACCAGTGAAGCACAGGCAGCAAAGCGGCTTTTGCTTGTCAGTGCTGACTATGGCAATTTGCTTGGCGGTGATCATGCTTTGAGTGTACAAACCAGCGAGACCATTGCTGGGGCTATCAATAAAGTTAAAAGGGTAAGCTACGAAGCTGCTATCTTTGATCTCAATGCCGGTGTCAAAGAGAATTTTTTTACTCTCGCTCGCGACCTCCGTATAAACGTGGACGGAGTGGTGCCCATAGCTCTTATACAAGCCGAAGGCGTCAAGCTCAAGGCAGAAGAACTGGCCTATATCGGTTGTAGCGAAATCGTTGAACCGCCAGAGACGACTTATATGCTTGAGTCCATCTATGAGCGCTTGTTAGCTATCAGACGTGAGCAAAAACAGCGCATTTTGATTGTCGATGATGACGAAGTCCTCTGCAACTTTGTCAATACTGTTTTGAGTGCACAGGGATTTAATGTACAGGCACTTAACGATCCGATTATGGCACTGGATACGGTGCGCAAATTTAAGCCTGATTTGCTCTTGCTTGACGTGATGATGCCTGGTTTGACAGGCTATGAGGTTTGTCGCATGGTGCGAGAAGATAAAGAGTGGGGCAAGATACCAATACTATTTTTGACTGGTAAGACTACAGCCGAATCCAGAGCTGCAGCCTTTCAAGCTGGTGCCGATGACTTTTTGCAAAAGCCTGTCTTGATGGAAGAGTTGATTACCAGAATAAGCTCACAGCTGGCTAGGGTTACTAAAGATAATACAGATGTGGCTAAAGACGAGGCTACTGGTTTGCTCAATGAAGGCACATTTGTTAAACAGGCGCAGGGATTGATAGCTCGCTCTCTGGCTCAGGGGCAGCATCTTTCGATGGCGCTTTTGGCAGTTGATGATGTTGATCAAATACGCATCGTCCACGGCACTGAACACCTGCGTCAGGCTATAACGGCTCTTGGCGTTGAGATGCGCATGCGCTTTAAGGCAGAGGATTTGAGAGGACGTATTGGCTATGATGCTTTTGCCCTTGTCTGCACAAGAGAATACAAAGAGACTGTAGCCGGGGCATTGGAACTGATGCTGCATAATTTTAGCCAGACTAGTTTCTTTGGCGAGAGGGGCAATTTTAAGGTGAGTTTTAGTGCCGGTGTTGCTGATTCGCTAGAAGACGGCACTGGGCTCAAAGACTTGTTACGCTGTGCCTATCGCCGCATGTCGACGCAGAGACAAAGCCGTGATGGTGTTATCTCAGCGGTGGGCTGA
- a CDS encoding radical SAM protein, producing MKVRTFSIVAGSMACQARCPFCVAHMTPKNGIGSKAPDINWRNFKKACQFARDGGCSTAMITSKGEPTIFPDQVSEFLQNLAPFNFPVIELQTNGLLIADGPGNKVTDQHLKDWYNAGLTTVAISVSHYDADKNKEIYMAGKKDYMDLPALIAKLHRFGFSVRLAVVMVKGYIDSVAEVEKMIAFAQANKVEQLTFRPVTKPDKSENEAIFKWTSEHHVPAELEGQLNKHLSSVGNSVLELAHGATVYDVRGQNVCMTNCLTIQPDNDELRQVIFFPDGHLRYAWQYSGAVIF from the coding sequence ATGAAAGTGAGAACTTTTAGCATCGTCGCTGGCTCGATGGCATGCCAGGCGCGCTGCCCCTTTTGCGTCGCCCACATGACGCCCAAAAACGGCATCGGCAGCAAGGCTCCGGACATCAACTGGCGCAACTTCAAGAAGGCTTGCCAGTTCGCTCGCGACGGCGGCTGCAGCACGGCGATGATCACCTCCAAAGGTGAGCCGACCATCTTCCCCGACCAGGTCAGCGAATTTCTGCAGAATCTCGCACCCTTCAACTTCCCCGTCATCGAGCTGCAGACCAACGGCCTGCTCATCGCCGACGGTCCGGGCAACAAGGTCACCGACCAGCACCTCAAGGACTGGTATAACGCCGGTCTGACCACCGTGGCCATCTCTGTCAGCCACTACGATGCTGACAAAAACAAAGAGATCTACATGGCCGGCAAAAAGGACTACATGGACCTGCCGGCCCTGATTGCCAAACTGCATCGCTTCGGCTTCTCGGTGCGGCTGGCTGTGGTCATGGTCAAGGGCTACATCGACAGTGTCGCCGAAGTCGAAAAGATGATCGCCTTTGCTCAAGCCAACAAGGTCGAGCAGCTCACCTTCCGTCCTGTCACCAAGCCGGACAAGAGCGAAAACGAGGCGATCTTCAAGTGGACCAGCGAGCATCACGTGCCCGCTGAGCTGGAAGGCCAACTGAACAAGCATCTTTCGTCAGTCGGCAACTCTGTCCTGGAGCTGGCACACGGTGCGACGGTCTACGATGTGCGCGGTCAAAACGTGTGCATGACCAACTGCCTCACCATCCAGCCCGACAACGACGAGCTGCGCCAGGTCATCTTCTTCCCCGATGGTCACCTGCGTTACGCCTGGCAGTACTCCGGCGCTGTGATTTTCTGA
- a CDS encoding NAD(+)/NADH kinase, with amino-acid sequence MQTTHNAKMAPVLAPVPYRRALLVVKESYFEQVSRTGDTAQLADIMARKPGVESVYESHQQHLSTLRHVQSVLEERGISVVVERHFTNLQEVLKDIDLIVTIGGDGTFLRISHEVLGQVPVLGVNSAPVTSFGHFCLTNARGFGATLDRVLRGAIVTTRLLRLKLTLDGIPLPELVLNEVLIAHQHPAGTSRYQVVLGQKRAMHKGSGLLVAAPSGTTGFLRSEGGPILPIDDRRFAFQKRAPFLRLFEKPGLLSGIASEGEKLTVISQMQGGKLYIDGEHIEYDFPRGAVLTIEAAREDLIAFVDRGCHTPYVLEHKLNALPIIGRLLSPALGVALGLMRHSALSKRNV; translated from the coding sequence ATGCAGACAACTCATAACGCTAAAATGGCGCCGGTGCTCGCACCAGTGCCCTACCGACGAGCGCTACTTGTCGTCAAAGAGAGCTATTTTGAGCAGGTCTCGCGCACTGGCGACACGGCTCAATTGGCGGACATCATGGCTCGCAAGCCCGGTGTCGAATCAGTGTACGAGTCACATCAACAGCACCTGAGCACACTCCGGCATGTCCAGAGTGTGCTGGAAGAGCGCGGCATTTCGGTAGTGGTGGAGCGCCACTTCACCAACTTGCAAGAAGTGCTCAAAGACATCGACTTGATTGTCACCATCGGCGGTGATGGCACCTTCCTGCGCATTTCTCACGAAGTGTTGGGACAGGTGCCCGTCCTTGGTGTCAATTCAGCTCCAGTGACAAGTTTCGGACACTTCTGTCTGACCAACGCCCGTGGCTTTGGTGCCACACTGGACCGGGTACTGCGTGGTGCTATTGTCACCACCAGGCTGCTGCGCCTCAAGCTGACGTTGGACGGAATACCGCTGCCTGAGCTGGTCCTCAACGAGGTGCTGATTGCTCATCAGCATCCGGCAGGCACCAGTCGTTACCAGGTCGTCCTCGGGCAAAAGCGAGCAATGCACAAAGGCTCTGGCTTGCTTGTGGCCGCGCCCTCCGGCACCACCGGCTTCTTGCGCTCCGAAGGCGGTCCAATCCTGCCCATCGACGATCGCCGCTTCGCCTTCCAGAAGCGAGCACCGTTTCTGCGCCTCTTCGAAAAGCCCGGGCTGCTTTCAGGCATCGCCAGTGAAGGCGAAAAGCTCACGGTGATATCGCAAATGCAGGGCGGCAAGCTCTACATCGACGGCGAACACATCGAATACGACTTCCCCCGGGGAGCCGTGCTCACCATCGAAGCAGCCCGGGAAGACCTGATTGCTTTTGTGGACCGGGGCTGTCACACCCCTTATGTGCTCGAGCACAAACTGAACGCATTGCCCATCATCGGTCGACTGCTCTCGCCGGCGCTGGGAGTGGCACTCGGTCTGATGCGCCACAGCGCCCTGAGCAAGCGCAACGTCTAG
- the nadD gene encoding nicotinate (nicotinamide) nucleotide adenylyltransferase: MTIVKAKAAPKRTSTRSSKTRLKIGLYDGTFSPIHYGHLICAERTRQVKGLDLVLFLTCGNPPNKSGVLDAETRHEMVVATVSDNPHFEASRISINQRGIGYTLNAVEKVQEKYGDAELFYLTSSEYLDPDHKWWMGKWSGGKELFKLVTILVFPRDKHEMGKLEEWAKLIPEARIECIEVASPELSSTMIRESVAKGRSIWYRLPWVTQMMVAKHALYKDAGAPAPVKPASTRKGKHVGIYGGQFDPIHYGHLLLAEWAREEYDMDVVEFVTTASPPNNKKAAESAEERHEMVVAATAENPFFRASRVDLDRGTTSYALLTANDMRLKYGDDAELTMLIAADYLDPQFQWRLTEWMGFAELCGKVRFLCFPTQETTHAQALEWLKVVKAAAPDCNVDVIDSPRPNVSSKMLRDWTSRGESILYTTPWVVQQIIRKRKLYQLKPVKARARRK; encoded by the coding sequence ATGACTATCGTAAAAGCAAAAGCCGCTCCCAAGCGCACGAGTACGCGGTCAAGCAAGACGCGTCTCAAAATCGGTCTTTACGACGGGACATTCAGCCCTATCCACTACGGACACCTGATTTGCGCTGAGCGCACACGTCAGGTCAAGGGTCTCGATCTCGTTCTCTTCCTCACCTGCGGCAACCCGCCCAACAAGTCCGGCGTCCTCGATGCCGAGACTCGTCACGAAATGGTGGTCGCCACAGTCTCGGACAATCCGCACTTCGAAGCCTCGCGCATCAGCATCAACCAGCGTGGCATCGGCTACACCCTCAATGCCGTCGAAAAGGTCCAGGAAAAGTACGGCGATGCCGAACTCTTCTACCTGACCAGCTCCGAATACCTCGACCCCGACCACAAGTGGTGGATGGGCAAGTGGTCCGGCGGCAAAGAGCTGTTCAAGCTCGTCACCATCCTGGTCTTTCCGCGCGACAAGCACGAGATGGGCAAGCTCGAAGAATGGGCCAAGCTCATCCCCGAAGCCCGCATCGAATGCATCGAGGTGGCAAGCCCCGAGCTTTCTTCGACGATGATTCGCGAGAGCGTCGCCAAAGGCCGCTCCATCTGGTACCGCCTGCCCTGGGTCACCCAGATGATGGTCGCCAAGCACGCGCTCTACAAAGACGCTGGTGCCCCGGCTCCAGTCAAACCAGCGAGCACGCGCAAGGGCAAACATGTCGGCATCTATGGCGGTCAATTCGACCCCATTCACTACGGGCATCTGCTCCTGGCTGAATGGGCACGCGAAGAGTACGACATGGATGTGGTCGAGTTCGTCACTACGGCCTCACCGCCCAACAACAAAAAGGCGGCGGAGTCGGCAGAAGAACGGCATGAAATGGTCGTGGCAGCAACAGCCGAAAACCCCTTCTTCCGCGCCTCGCGCGTGGATCTCGACCGGGGCACGACTTCCTACGCACTGCTCACGGCCAACGACATGCGCCTCAAGTACGGAGACGACGCCGAGCTGACTATGCTCATCGCCGCGGACTATCTCGACCCGCAATTCCAGTGGCGCCTGACCGAATGGATGGGCTTTGCGGAGTTGTGCGGCAAAGTGCGCTTCCTCTGCTTCCCCACCCAGGAGACCACCCACGCGCAAGCGCTGGAATGGCTCAAGGTGGTGAAGGCCGCAGCACCGGACTGCAACGTCGACGTGATCGACTCGCCGCGCCCCAATGTCTCGAGCAAGATGCTTCGCGACTGGACCTCGCGTGGTGAATCCATTCTCTACACCACGCCCTGGGTGGTGCAGCAGATCATCCGCAAGCGCAAGCTTTACCAACTCAAGCCGGTCAAAGCGCGCGCTCGCCGGAAGTAA